From Gemmatimonas sp., a single genomic window includes:
- a CDS encoding outer membrane lipoprotein carrier protein LolA, whose translation MNRVPARALGRALSAAVAMALPATAALSAQTVADAEAAYARVAKSWSTTRTLQANFDQKISNPILGRTVASRGVFVQERPNRVSITFTDPAGDRIVGDGKSLWVYLPSSTPGQVLKLPADADGAIVADLLGQLLDTPRRAFTITGGENMPIDGRATRRVQLVPKSASSVPFSKAVLWLDDKEARPVRVQVLDSQGVDRTITLTSWLPDATLPKDAFKFVTPKGVKVSTKLPGSR comes from the coding sequence ATGAATCGAGTTCCGGCCCGCGCTCTCGGCCGCGCGCTGTCGGCGGCCGTCGCCATGGCCCTGCCCGCGACAGCGGCGCTCTCAGCCCAGACCGTTGCCGACGCCGAAGCCGCCTACGCGCGCGTGGCGAAATCCTGGTCGACCACGCGCACGCTGCAGGCGAACTTCGATCAGAAGATCAGCAATCCGATCTTGGGCCGTACCGTCGCTTCACGTGGTGTGTTCGTGCAGGAGCGGCCGAATCGGGTTTCGATCACGTTCACCGATCCGGCCGGCGATCGCATAGTGGGCGACGGCAAGAGTCTGTGGGTGTATCTGCCCAGCAGCACGCCGGGCCAGGTGTTGAAGCTGCCAGCCGATGCCGACGGCGCCATTGTGGCCGATCTGCTCGGTCAACTGCTCGACACGCCGCGCCGCGCGTTCACGATCACGGGCGGCGAGAACATGCCCATCGACGGCCGCGCCACGCGTCGTGTGCAGCTGGTGCCCAAGAGCGCGAGCTCGGTACCGTTCAGCAAGGCGGTGCTCTGGCTCGACGACAAAGAGGCACGACCGGTGCGCGTGCAGGTGCTCGACAGCCAAGGCGTCGATCGTACCATCACGCTCACCAGCTGGCTGCCCGACGCGACGCTCCCGAAGGACGCATTCAAGTTCGTCACACCCAAGGGCGTGAAGGTCTCGACGAAGCTGCCCGGCAGTCGTTAA
- the prfA gene encoding peptide chain release factor 1, with amino-acid sequence MLTHLRDRMADALRRATEVEQLLADPETVKDAPRLAALGREHHRLAEVVQKVNRYTKAEAELADAREMANGDDADFAAEARAEVERLEQECTGLEKALLPLLIPRDPLDDRPAIFELRAGTGGDEAALFAADLLRMYTRFIERKGWRIEGISYSDGTLGGVKEAVFKVIGDGAFGMLRWESGVHRVQRVPATESQGRIHTSAATVAVLPEAEEVDVKIEDKDLRIDVFRSSGPGGQSVNTTDSAVRITHIPTGLVVSQQDQKSQLQNKAKGMEVLRARLLDLRLSEQEAERSRMRKSQVSTGDRSAKIRTYNFPQGRVTDHRVGVTLYDIDRVLDGDLGPFLDAIALANAEESLSG; translated from the coding sequence ATGCTGACCCATCTTCGCGACCGCATGGCCGACGCGTTGCGTCGCGCCACCGAAGTGGAGCAGCTGCTGGCCGACCCGGAAACGGTGAAGGACGCGCCGCGGCTTGCTGCACTCGGTCGCGAGCATCATCGCCTGGCCGAAGTTGTTCAAAAAGTGAACCGCTACACCAAGGCCGAGGCCGAACTCGCCGATGCGCGAGAGATGGCCAATGGTGACGACGCCGACTTTGCGGCTGAAGCCAGAGCCGAAGTCGAGCGGCTCGAGCAGGAGTGCACGGGGCTGGAGAAGGCGCTGCTGCCACTGCTGATTCCGCGCGACCCGCTCGATGATCGACCTGCCATCTTCGAATTACGGGCCGGCACTGGTGGTGACGAAGCCGCCCTGTTTGCCGCCGACTTGCTGCGCATGTACACGCGCTTCATCGAACGGAAAGGCTGGCGTATCGAAGGCATCTCGTACTCCGACGGCACGCTCGGCGGTGTGAAGGAAGCGGTGTTCAAGGTGATCGGCGACGGTGCATTCGGCATGCTGCGCTGGGAGTCGGGGGTGCATCGCGTGCAACGCGTGCCGGCCACCGAATCGCAGGGCCGTATTCACACCTCGGCGGCTACGGTGGCGGTGCTGCCGGAAGCCGAAGAAGTCGACGTCAAGATCGAAGACAAGGATCTTCGCATCGACGTGTTCCGCTCGTCGGGACCCGGAGGGCAGAGCGTGAATACCACCGACTCCGCCGTGCGCATTACGCACATTCCGACCGGCTTGGTGGTGTCGCAGCAGGACCAGAAGTCGCAGCTGCAGAACAAGGCCAAGGGCATGGAAGTGCTGCGCGCGCGGTTGCTCGATCTCCGGTTGTCCGAGCAGGAAGCCGAGCGGTCGCGCATGCGCAAATCGCAGGTGTCCACCGGCGACCGGTCGGCCAAGATCCGCACTTACAACTTTCCGCAGGGTCGGGTCACCGATCATCGCGTGGGCGTGACGCTGTACGATATCGATCGGGTGCTCGACGGCGATCTGGGACCGTTCCTCGACGCGATCGCGCTGGCGAACGCGGAAGAGAGCCTGAGTGGCTGA
- a CDS encoding hydantoinase B/oxoprolinase family protein, with the protein MTSIRARFDALELTVFSQGVAMLAEEMGGLLERSSISPNIRERRDASCALFDADGRMVAQAAHIPVHLGAMPESVAAVRACGAAPGDVFLLNDPSHGGSHLPDLTMVEVIADANDAQRIIGYAAVRAHHADVGGMSPGSMPFGATELFQEGIIVPPVRIERAGVAQDDVMRLVLANVRTPEEREGDLRAQRAACAAGRTGWQALHARLGADALGDAVNALLDYTERRVRARLELLEGAEGRAADALEGDGVSDAPIPVVVHVRVKDATLHLDLTGTSPAVRGNVNAPPAVARAAAVFVLRVLCDDDVPVNDGVARALALTIPDDCVANAKRPSAVAAGNVELSQRMTDVCFAALSAAAASIGVHDLPIPACGQGTMNNVTLGAPGWSFYETLGGGQGGSARGDGPDAVHVGMSNTRNTPVESLERAYPLRVVEYSVRRGSGGAGASRGGDGIVRRYQAMVPCTATLLTERRRVAPPGANGGGDALPGRNLLNGELLPAKCRVNISAGDVLTLETPGGGGWGLGNS; encoded by the coding sequence GTGACGTCGATTCGCGCGCGTTTCGACGCGCTCGAACTCACGGTGTTCTCGCAGGGCGTGGCCATGCTCGCCGAGGAGATGGGCGGGTTGCTGGAGCGCAGCAGCATTTCGCCGAACATCAGGGAGCGTCGTGATGCGAGCTGTGCGCTGTTCGACGCCGATGGACGCATGGTGGCGCAGGCGGCGCACATCCCCGTGCATCTGGGCGCGATGCCGGAGTCGGTGGCGGCGGTACGCGCCTGCGGTGCGGCCCCGGGCGACGTATTTCTGCTGAACGATCCGTCGCACGGCGGCTCGCATTTGCCCGACCTCACGATGGTCGAGGTGATCGCTGACGCCAACGATGCGCAGCGCATCATCGGGTACGCCGCCGTGCGCGCGCACCATGCGGATGTCGGTGGTATGAGTCCGGGCAGCATGCCGTTCGGCGCTACGGAACTGTTTCAGGAAGGCATCATTGTGCCGCCGGTGCGCATCGAGCGCGCCGGTGTGGCGCAAGACGATGTGATGAGGCTGGTGCTCGCCAATGTGCGCACGCCGGAAGAGCGCGAAGGTGATCTGCGCGCGCAGCGCGCGGCGTGTGCGGCGGGACGCACGGGCTGGCAGGCGCTGCACGCCCGACTCGGCGCCGACGCGTTGGGCGACGCCGTGAACGCACTGCTCGATTACACCGAGCGTCGCGTGCGGGCGCGCCTGGAGCTGTTGGAGGGCGCCGAAGGCCGCGCCGCCGACGCGTTGGAAGGCGACGGCGTGAGCGACGCGCCGATTCCGGTGGTGGTGCACGTGCGCGTGAAGGACGCAACGCTGCACCTCGATCTCACCGGCACGTCACCCGCGGTGCGCGGCAACGTGAACGCGCCACCGGCGGTGGCGCGCGCGGCCGCGGTGTTTGTGCTTCGCGTGTTGTGCGACGATGACGTGCCGGTGAACGACGGCGTGGCGCGCGCGCTGGCCCTCACGATTCCCGACGACTGTGTGGCGAACGCGAAGCGGCCCAGCGCCGTAGCGGCGGGCAACGTGGAACTGTCACAGCGCATGACGGATGTCTGCTTCGCGGCGCTGTCGGCAGCGGCGGCCAGCATTGGTGTACATGACCTGCCGATTCCAGCCTGCGGTCAGGGCACGATGAACAACGTCACGCTCGGCGCTCCCGGCTGGAGCTTTTACGAGACGCTTGGCGGCGGACAAGGGGGTAGTGCGCGCGGCGACGGACCCGATGCCGTACACGTGGGCATGAGCAACACGCGCAACACGCCGGTGGAATCGCTGGAGCGCGCGTATCCGCTGCGGGTGGTGGAGTACTCGGTGCGTCGCGGCAGCGGTGGTGCCGGTGCCAGTCGCGGCGGCGACGGTATCGTGAGGCGTTATCAGGCGATGGTGCCGTGCACGGCCACGCTGCTTACCGAACGTCGGCGTGTGGCGCCGCCGGGAGCGAACGGTGGTGGTGACGCGCTGCCGGGGCGGAACTTGCTGAACGGCGAGCTGCTGCCGGCCAAGTGCCGCGTGAACATCAGCGCGGGCGACGTGCTGACGCTAGAGACGCCAGGAGGCGGAGGATGGGGGTTGGGGAACAGCTAG
- the tmk gene encoding dTMP kinase, with protein MSGVAGGCFIVLEGGEGVGKTTQWRRLADALTVAGHDVVPLREPGGTPAGDALRAVLLEPSSALTPETEALLFAASRAQLVRDVITPALRRGAVVLVDRFLLSTYAYQGRGRALSLAALRDVNAFATAGLAPDLTLLLSLPLDESMARMHARGSADRMEREDAAFHRRVRAAFDDALDPAWQAQHPEIGPVVAIEAGGDADVVTTRCLAALATKWPHRFSEVQVERPLSAVQVTHG; from the coding sequence ATGTCGGGCGTCGCAGGCGGGTGCTTCATCGTATTGGAAGGCGGTGAGGGGGTCGGCAAGACGACGCAGTGGCGTCGGCTGGCCGACGCGCTTACCGTGGCCGGTCACGATGTGGTGCCACTGCGCGAGCCCGGAGGTACGCCGGCGGGAGACGCGCTGCGCGCCGTGCTGCTCGAACCGTCGTCGGCACTCACGCCCGAAACCGAGGCGCTGTTGTTCGCCGCCTCGCGCGCACAGTTGGTGCGCGATGTGATCACACCGGCACTGCGCCGCGGTGCGGTCGTGCTGGTCGATCGGTTCCTGTTGTCGACCTACGCGTATCAGGGTCGCGGTCGCGCGCTGTCACTGGCGGCGCTGCGTGATGTGAATGCGTTCGCGACGGCTGGACTCGCCCCTGATCTCACGTTGCTGTTGTCCCTGCCGCTCGACGAGTCGATGGCGCGCATGCATGCGCGCGGAAGTGCCGATCGTATGGAGCGTGAGGATGCTGCGTTTCATCGCCGCGTGCGCGCGGCGTTCGACGACGCGCTCGATCCAGCATGGCAGGCCCAGCATCCCGAGATCGGCCCCGTCGTCGCCATCGAGGCGGGCGGCGACGCCGACGTGGTAACAACGCGTTGTCTGGCGGCATTGGCCACGAAGTGGCCTCATCGTTTTTCCGAGGTGCAGGTGGAGCGTCCGTTGTCTGCCGTACAGGTGACCCATGGCTGA
- a CDS encoding YlbF family regulator, protein MLESKAKDLGRTIGQSDEYKAVKRSSEALNADREATTVLRQMEKIRQDAQAMIDRGEEPTNEMEQQLDTLLQQVQVNSAYQAAISAQDNFDKLMLRVNQWIADGIRTGATSSIILG, encoded by the coding sequence ATGCTCGAAAGCAAGGCGAAGGACCTCGGCCGCACGATCGGTCAAAGCGACGAGTACAAGGCCGTGAAGCGCAGCAGCGAGGCGCTGAACGCCGATCGCGAAGCGACCACGGTGCTGCGACAGATGGAGAAGATCCGCCAGGATGCGCAGGCGATGATCGATCGCGGCGAAGAGCCGACGAACGAGATGGAGCAGCAGCTCGACACGCTGCTGCAGCAGGTGCAGGTGAACAGCGCCTATCAGGCCGCGATCTCGGCGCAGGACAACTTTGACAAGCTGATGCTGCGCGTGAATCAGTGGATCGCCGATGGCATCCGTACGGGTGCCACCAGCTCGATCATTCTTGGCTGA
- a CDS encoding ribonuclease Z, with protein sequence MKLTTIGTGTAAPHPTRVSAAHLVEAGDIRLLLDCGSGSVHRMASLGVDWSAISHVAITHFHADHIADLPLLLMGWRWGQLPPRSAPVTLYGPPGTGALIERMAGVYGAWMLAPGFPFTVRELVPDEIVKVGDHVTLSAQPVPHTAESVAYSVSDGERRLVYTGDTGVSEALGAWSAGCDLLLAECSLPDTMAIREHLTPRQAGQLAAHAAAFRLVLTHFYPPVETVNILGEVAECYTGPTVLATDGWSIEF encoded by the coding sequence ATGAAGCTCACGACCATCGGCACCGGCACGGCCGCGCCGCACCCGACACGCGTGAGTGCCGCACATCTGGTGGAAGCGGGCGACATCCGACTGCTGCTCGATTGCGGCAGCGGCTCGGTCCACCGTATGGCCTCGCTTGGCGTCGACTGGTCGGCCATTAGCCACGTGGCCATCACGCATTTTCACGCCGATCACATCGCCGACCTGCCTCTGCTGCTCATGGGCTGGCGCTGGGGCCAGCTGCCGCCTCGTAGTGCCCCCGTCACGCTGTACGGACCGCCGGGGACCGGTGCCTTGATCGAACGCATGGCGGGCGTGTACGGCGCCTGGATGCTGGCCCCCGGCTTCCCTTTCACCGTCCGTGAACTCGTCCCCGACGAGATCGTGAAAGTCGGCGACCACGTCACGCTGAGCGCGCAACCGGTACCACATACGGCTGAGAGCGTAGCATATTCCGTGAGTGACGGGGAGCGACGTCTCGTGTACACCGGTGACACCGGCGTGAGCGAGGCGCTCGGGGCGTGGTCGGCGGGATGCGACCTGCTGTTGGCCGAGTGCTCGTTGCCTGACACGATGGCCATTCGCGAGCACCTGACCCCGCGACAGGCCGGACAGCTCGCCGCGCACGCGGCCGCGTTTCGGCTCGTGCTGACGCATTTCTATCCGCCCGTGGAAACCGTGAACATTCTCGGCGAAGTGGCGGAGTGCTACACCGGTCCAACGGTCCTCGCGACCGACGGCTGGTCCATCGAATTCTGA
- a CDS encoding Crp/Fnr family transcriptional regulator, producing the protein MSVSLDRITDFLATVPLFRELERSAVRGFAELTREQRFAKGAMIVTEGDPGDALFVVRSGEVKVVLIGDDGREVILNVLNVGDHFGELSLIDGRPRSAHVVATQPSSLLVLRRADFRRQVETSPQVAWGLMVELSRRLRQADGTIGSLVLLDVPGRVAKVLLEHATPGEPATLVKQLTHQTIAQMIGASRETVSRAMAEFQEKGLISVQRRVVTIVDRAALEARARPRG; encoded by the coding sequence ATGAGCGTTTCGCTCGATCGGATCACCGACTTTCTGGCCACCGTCCCGCTATTCCGCGAACTCGAGCGGTCGGCTGTGCGTGGCTTTGCCGAGCTCACGCGTGAGCAACGCTTTGCCAAGGGGGCGATGATCGTCACCGAAGGCGACCCCGGCGACGCGCTGTTTGTCGTGCGTTCAGGTGAAGTCAAAGTCGTGCTCATCGGCGACGACGGCCGCGAAGTCATTCTCAACGTCCTCAACGTGGGCGACCACTTCGGAGAGCTCTCGCTCATCGACGGCCGTCCGCGTTCCGCCCACGTGGTCGCCACGCAGCCGTCCAGCCTGTTGGTGCTGCGCCGGGCCGATTTCCGCCGTCAGGTAGAAACGAGCCCGCAGGTGGCGTGGGGCTTGATGGTCGAGCTGTCGCGCCGCCTTCGTCAGGCCGATGGTACGATCGGCAGCCTGGTGCTGCTCGACGTGCCGGGTCGTGTGGCCAAGGTCCTGCTGGAGCACGCGACGCCCGGTGAACCGGCCACGCTGGTCAAGCAGCTCACGCACCAGACGATCGCGCAAATGATCGGCGCCAGCCGCGAGACGGTGTCGCGTGCGATGGCCGAGTTCCAGGAGAAGGGACTGATCTCCGTGCAGCGTCGCGTGGTCACGATCGTGGATCGGGCGGCGCTGGAAGCGCGCGCCCGTCCGCGCGGCTGA
- the prmC gene encoding peptide chain release factor N(5)-glutamine methyltransferase, translated as MADTARLLRDVLHDAARLLSESTSLTAEAHAEGASLDADRESRWLVSAVLDIAPGEVGRLLSVGYRVSSVRSAHIEAAARRRATGEPAAYCVGSAPFRELVLQVDRRVLIPRPETEIVVGEALRITSGRPGGTAVDIGTGSGAIALSLATEGRFERVIATDLSDDALAVATANAAQVAIAQPAAAPVEFRQGADLAPLGGVQARVIVSNPPYIAYSEAAGLPRSVRDWEPTVALVAAHDGMARYDAILTGAHRLLEPFGWVVFEVDARRAQQTAALAITRGYQQVQVVRDLTGRERVVLAQHVPA; from the coding sequence GTGGCTGACACCGCGCGGCTGCTGCGTGATGTGCTGCACGACGCCGCGCGGCTGCTCTCGGAGTCGACGTCGCTCACCGCAGAAGCCCATGCGGAGGGCGCATCGCTCGATGCCGACCGCGAGTCCCGTTGGCTGGTGTCGGCGGTGCTGGATATCGCACCGGGCGAAGTGGGACGACTGCTGTCGGTCGGCTACCGCGTATCCAGCGTACGGTCGGCGCACATCGAAGCGGCCGCGCGTCGCCGGGCGACCGGAGAACCAGCCGCCTACTGTGTGGGCAGCGCCCCCTTTCGGGAGCTGGTCCTGCAGGTCGACCGGCGGGTGCTCATTCCGCGTCCGGAAACGGAAATCGTGGTCGGTGAGGCGTTGCGGATCACGTCAGGGCGCCCGGGCGGGACGGCGGTCGATATCGGCACTGGGTCCGGCGCCATCGCCCTGAGTCTGGCCACGGAAGGTCGGTTCGAGCGAGTGATCGCGACGGACCTCTCCGACGACGCACTGGCCGTGGCAACGGCGAACGCGGCGCAGGTGGCCATTGCGCAGCCCGCAGCGGCGCCCGTGGAGTTCCGGCAGGGGGCTGATCTGGCCCCGCTTGGAGGAGTCCAGGCCCGTGTGATTGTGTCCAACCCGCCCTACATTGCGTACAGCGAAGCGGCCGGCCTACCGCGCAGTGTGCGGGATTGGGAGCCCACGGTCGCGCTCGTGGCGGCTCATGACGGCATGGCGCGCTACGATGCCATCCTGACGGGCGCTCACCGCCTGCTGGAGCCGTTCGGCTGGGTGGTGTTCGAGGTGGATGCCCGGCGCGCGCAACAGACCGCGGCCCTGGCAATCACTCGTGGGTATCAGCAGGTACAGGTCGTGCGCGATCTCACCGGTCGCGAACGCGTGGTGCTCGCGCAGCACGTTCCGGCATAA
- a CDS encoding S41 family peptidase, giving the protein MAETLPDTPRSSRRRSRTIAAAALFVALLSLGGWWAGRDLTAGTRQVRAPLGGARLFDQVVAAVAQKYVDSLDGSALYEKAVSGLLRELKDPYTSYLTDDRLRRLNEQISGTYAGVGLQIDIRDSWPVVIEPIVGGPSERAGVLVGDRIVLVGKESTRGWSREETSKAMRGAPGSSVAFTVERGDSRVNFTLLRDKVHLRAVQRVQLLQNGVGYVDVNVFSAQTATELSVAVDSVVKLGARSLIMDLRGNPGGLLEQGVAVAELFLDRGQSIVQLRARPGSQPQVFTDSQPQRWPTLPLAVLVDRASASASEIVAGALQDHDRAIVLGVTSFGKGSAQNVYPLSSGGALRLTTARWYTPVGRSINRPAPRDRDEEPEDSAEVTLPDTIRPRFRTDAGRTVFGGGGITPDVIMSDTTAPMQVQSLARAMGKNAGAYRDAVAKQAQAQKRKLIGPGDPVTPAMLDALYADLVGRGVAPPRSVFDSASPWISRSLGYEMTRVAFGADADFLRRTQDDSALHRAMQLLQGARSPRDVFSKLEKRAVEVPAAIR; this is encoded by the coding sequence ATGGCTGAGACGCTGCCGGATACGCCGCGCAGTTCCCGGCGTCGATCGCGAACGATCGCGGCGGCTGCGCTGTTCGTCGCGCTGCTGTCGCTTGGTGGCTGGTGGGCCGGTCGTGATTTGACCGCCGGTACTCGACAGGTCCGTGCGCCACTCGGCGGTGCACGCCTATTCGATCAGGTCGTCGCGGCGGTGGCGCAGAAATACGTGGACTCGCTCGATGGCAGCGCGCTGTACGAGAAGGCGGTATCCGGATTGCTGCGCGAGCTCAAGGACCCGTATACATCGTATCTCACCGACGACCGCCTGCGCCGGTTGAATGAGCAGATCAGCGGTACCTATGCCGGCGTGGGGTTGCAGATCGACATCCGCGATAGCTGGCCGGTGGTGATCGAGCCGATCGTTGGTGGTCCTTCGGAACGTGCTGGCGTGCTGGTGGGCGATCGCATCGTACTGGTCGGCAAGGAGTCGACGCGGGGATGGTCGCGCGAGGAAACGTCGAAGGCGATGCGCGGGGCGCCGGGATCGAGCGTCGCGTTTACCGTGGAACGCGGTGACTCGCGCGTGAACTTCACGTTGTTGCGCGACAAGGTGCATCTGCGCGCGGTGCAGCGCGTGCAGTTGCTGCAGAACGGCGTGGGCTATGTGGATGTGAACGTGTTCAGCGCGCAGACGGCCACGGAGCTGAGCGTGGCGGTGGATTCCGTCGTGAAGCTTGGCGCGCGTTCGCTGATCATGGATCTGCGTGGCAATCCGGGCGGACTGCTGGAGCAGGGTGTCGCAGTGGCCGAGCTGTTCCTCGATCGCGGGCAGAGCATCGTGCAGCTTCGCGCGCGTCCGGGCTCGCAACCGCAGGTGTTCACGGATAGTCAGCCGCAGCGTTGGCCGACGTTACCGTTGGCGGTGCTGGTGGATCGCGCCAGCGCGAGCGCCTCGGAGATCGTGGCTGGCGCGTTGCAGGATCACGATCGCGCGATTGTGCTGGGCGTGACGTCGTTCGGAAAGGGCAGTGCGCAGAACGTGTATCCGCTCTCGAGCGGCGGCGCACTGCGACTCACCACCGCGCGCTGGTACACGCCGGTCGGTCGCAGCATCAATCGTCCGGCACCGCGCGACCGCGACGAAGAGCCCGAAGACAGCGCCGAAGTGACGCTACCCGATACGATCCGTCCGCGTTTTCGTACCGATGCGGGGCGCACCGTGTTCGGCGGTGGTGGCATCACGCCCGACGTGATCATGAGCGACACCACCGCGCCGATGCAGGTACAGTCGTTGGCGCGCGCCATGGGCAAGAACGCGGGAGCCTATCGCGACGCCGTCGCCAAACAGGCCCAAGCGCAGAAGCGGAAGCTGATCGGTCCGGGCGACCCGGTCACGCCGGCGATGCTCGATGCGCTGTATGCCGATCTGGTGGGCCGCGGCGTGGCGCCGCCGCGCTCCGTGTTCGACAGCGCGTCTCCGTGGATCTCACGGTCACTCGGTTACGAGATGACGCGGGTGGCCTTCGGTGCGGATGCTGATTTCCTGCGGCGCACGCAGGACGACAGTGCACTCCATCGTGCGATGCAACTGCTCCAGGGTGCGCGCAGCCCGCGTGATGTGTTCTCGAAGCTCGAGAAGCGCGCGGTCGAAGTACCGGCCGCCATTCGCTAG
- the aroF gene encoding 3-deoxy-7-phosphoheptulonate synthase, which translates to MLVVMQPNASAADIDKVCDEIVRQGFKPLPMPGAVRTAIGLLGDDAQVDWSYIEGLPGVANVLIVQKPYRQASREWKNENTIVEIAPGVRVGGSDVVVFAGPCSVESEAQILASAHAVRNAGAHALRGGAFKPRSSPYAFQGLGLEGLKLLALARNETGLAIVTEAMDERGADMVAEYADCIQIGARNMQNYSLLRHVGKLGKPVLLKRGMAATINDLLLSAEYVLSEGNPNVILCERGVRTFDSATRNLFDLTAIPVVQKLSHLPIMADPSHGTGLRDKVTPMARAAVAAGADGILVEVHPTPDKALSDGAQSLYPEQFSELVRQLRLIAGAIDRQLAPTPVQ; encoded by the coding sequence ATGCTGGTCGTAATGCAGCCCAATGCGAGCGCCGCCGACATCGACAAGGTCTGCGACGAGATCGTGCGACAGGGCTTCAAGCCCCTTCCCATGCCGGGCGCCGTGCGCACGGCGATCGGTCTCCTGGGCGATGACGCGCAGGTGGATTGGTCGTACATCGAGGGGCTGCCCGGCGTGGCGAACGTCCTCATCGTGCAGAAGCCGTATCGCCAGGCCTCGCGCGAATGGAAGAACGAGAACACGATCGTGGAGATCGCGCCGGGCGTGCGCGTGGGCGGCAGCGATGTCGTGGTGTTCGCAGGGCCGTGTTCGGTGGAGAGTGAAGCGCAGATTCTGGCGTCGGCCCATGCGGTACGGAACGCCGGTGCGCATGCCCTGCGTGGCGGCGCCTTCAAGCCGCGTTCGTCGCCGTACGCCTTCCAAGGCCTTGGCCTCGAGGGGCTCAAGCTGCTCGCCCTCGCGCGCAATGAAACCGGCCTCGCGATCGTCACCGAAGCGATGGATGAGCGCGGCGCCGACATGGTGGCCGAGTATGCCGATTGCATCCAGATCGGCGCGCGCAACATGCAGAACTATTCGCTTTTGCGTCACGTGGGCAAGCTCGGCAAGCCGGTGTTGCTCAAGCGCGGTATGGCGGCCACGATCAACGATCTGCTGCTCAGCGCCGAGTACGTGCTGTCGGAAGGCAACCCGAACGTGATTCTCTGTGAGCGTGGCGTGCGCACCTTCGACAGCGCGACGCGCAATCTCTTCGATCTCACGGCCATTCCCGTGGTGCAGAAGCTGTCGCACCTGCCGATCATGGCCGATCCGAGCCATGGCACGGGACTGCGCGACAAAGTGACACCGATGGCGCGCGCTGCGGTCGCCGCCGGTGCCGACGGCATTCTCGTGGAAGTGCATCCCACGCCCGACAAGGCGCTCTCCGATGGCGCGCAGTCGCTGTATCCGGAACAGTTCTCCGAGCTCGTTCGGCAGCTGCGTCTGATCGCCGGAGCCATTGATCGTCAACTGGCACCGACGCCGGTTCAGTGA
- a CDS encoding MBL fold metallo-hydrolase — MRYGGNTPCVELRAHDDGLLILDAGTGIRALGAQLMSDGDDRTAHIFLSHRHSDHVLGLSHFAPLITQAREVGICCGDGETASLQPFVDALLSPPMFPYVDGIRSRLDVCDWDLSNARQVGTSHVHRFAARHPGEAAVLRFDDEHGPAVAYAPDNELGYADESEAAGAWRVKLTAFLRDVPVLIHDATYLDSELPKHVGWGHSSSLEATRLAIECGAGMLVLFHHHPDRDDDTIERMVEESRAMATATGSTLRVLAAWEGLALTV; from the coding sequence GTGCGGTACGGTGGCAACACGCCGTGCGTCGAGCTGCGCGCACACGACGACGGCCTGTTGATTCTCGACGCCGGCACCGGCATCCGGGCGCTGGGTGCGCAGCTCATGAGCGACGGCGACGATCGCACGGCACACATTTTCCTGTCGCATCGGCACAGCGACCATGTGCTGGGATTGTCGCATTTCGCGCCGCTGATCACGCAAGCGCGCGAAGTCGGGATCTGCTGCGGCGACGGCGAAACGGCCTCGCTGCAACCGTTCGTCGATGCCCTGCTCTCGCCGCCGATGTTTCCCTACGTCGACGGCATTCGCAGCCGACTCGACGTGTGCGACTGGGACCTCTCCAACGCTCGCCAGGTCGGCACGTCACATGTGCATCGCTTCGCCGCGCGACATCCGGGCGAAGCGGCCGTGTTGCGCTTCGATGACGAGCACGGGCCGGCGGTGGCGTACGCGCCTGACAATGAACTGGGGTATGCCGACGAGTCGGAGGCCGCCGGGGCGTGGCGGGTCAAGCTCACGGCGTTCCTGCGCGACGTCCCGGTGCTCATTCACGACGCCACGTATCTCGACAGCGAATTGCCCAAGCATGTCGGCTGGGGTCACTCCTCGTCGCTCGAGGCCACGCGCCTGGCGATCGAATGCGGCGCCGGCATGCTGGTCTTGTTTCACCATCATCCCGATCGCGATGACGACACGATAGAGCGCATGGTCGAAGAGAGCCGCGCAATGGCGACCGCGACTGGGAGCACGCTGCGGGTACTGGCGGCGTGGGAAGGACTGGCGCTTACGGTGTGA